A stretch of Aureispira sp. CCB-E DNA encodes these proteins:
- a CDS encoding DUF4476 domain-containing protein, which produces MRTIITLLLLSYVLIVQAQRPGGHHNHHGHHHHYPIPMSDIEFNQALNQMGRESFDDGKLRIAKGIINGNYLLSQQVKIMVAQFSFKANQEEVALYAYPKTYDQNKYYIVYDAFTFDSSKDRVSDWVSTQPINDYQGGGYYGPYPITDADFAQALRHLRAESFDNGKLRVAKQLVDGNYLYASQVNALVKEFDFKNNQEEIAKYAYAKTYDQRNYYLVYDAFTFDSSKDALERWLDGQPIKDYARPPNTGHSHGGGIHHNPNLGNNRPPNSPNPNYNNNNNYNNNNSGWNNNLNNGGTNSNSNSTNNNWNNNNGGNSRPPANTNNNNNTNSNNNSNNNNWNDDRPNGNVTLGNPASNNNNQGGTVQAMSPRDFDAMKTAIVAYSSDSDRIKKAKEFLPNNFLLAEQVKEIMTLFVFEDVRLDFAKEAYAKTYDPQNYSVVQGVLVNPSSQRDLQSYIDNY; this is translated from the coding sequence ATGCGAACAATAATTACATTACTACTGCTAAGTTATGTCCTAATAGTACAGGCACAACGCCCAGGAGGTCATCATAATCATCATGGTCACCATCACCATTATCCAATCCCAATGTCGGACATTGAATTTAATCAAGCTCTAAATCAAATGGGGAGAGAATCTTTTGATGATGGAAAATTGCGTATTGCCAAGGGAATTATCAACGGAAACTATTTATTATCACAACAAGTAAAGATAATGGTAGCACAATTTAGTTTTAAAGCGAATCAAGAAGAGGTTGCGCTATATGCTTACCCAAAAACCTACGACCAAAACAAATACTATATTGTATATGACGCTTTTACCTTCGATTCTAGCAAAGATAGAGTTAGTGACTGGGTTAGTACGCAGCCAATTAACGATTATCAAGGGGGCGGATATTATGGTCCTTATCCTATTACGGATGCCGATTTTGCGCAAGCATTGCGTCATTTGAGAGCAGAGTCTTTTGATAATGGAAAGTTAAGAGTTGCCAAGCAATTGGTCGATGGAAATTATTTGTACGCTAGTCAAGTTAACGCTTTAGTCAAAGAATTTGATTTTAAGAATAACCAAGAAGAAATTGCCAAGTATGCTTATGCCAAAACTTATGATCAAAGAAATTATTATTTGGTATACGATGCCTTTACTTTCGATTCTAGTAAGGATGCTTTGGAAAGATGGTTAGATGGGCAACCTATTAAAGACTATGCTCGTCCACCTAACACGGGACATTCTCATGGAGGAGGTATACATCACAATCCTAATTTAGGAAACAACCGACCACCAAACAGCCCAAATCCTAATTATAATAACAACAATAATTATAACAACAACAATAGCGGTTGGAATAATAATTTAAATAATGGTGGTACTAATTCCAACTCCAATTCAACAAACAATAACTGGAATAATAACAATGGTGGGAACAGTAGACCCCCAGCTAATACAAATAACAACAATAATACAAATAGTAATAACAATAGCAATAATAATAACTGGAATGATGATCGCCCAAATGGGAATGTGACATTAGGAAACCCAGCTAGTAACAACAACAATCAAGGTGGAACGGTACAAGCCATGTCTCCACGTGATTTTGACGCAATGAAAACAGCAATTGTTGCTTACTCTTCTGATAGCGATAGAATAAAAAAAGCAAAAGAGTTTTTACCAAATAATTTCCTACTAGCAGAGCAAGTAAAAGAAATTATGACTCTATTTGTTTTTGAAGACGTACGCTTGGATTTTGCGAAAGAAGCTTATGCTAAAACATACGATCCTCAAAATTATAGTGTCGTTCAAGGAGTCTTGGTCAATCCTTCAAGCCAGCGAGATTTACAATCTTATATTGACAATTATTAA
- a CDS encoding DUF4476 domain-containing protein, whose protein sequence is MKNLTLIIALIIGTSFALSAQRGGGTLNSNGNTSSNSTLRGNSNLNRNPNLGTTSRGGSNYGRGGGRPNSGYSNSGRGGNRPNGYGHHNHGHHGHHNNGHHGHHNNSHHVYHNNGHHGHHGHHNNVNVVVTSHHHGHYYNGYCNYTNHNYGWAPVCVADFNIGCRSIRGCGYDNDRLRAAKRFVRCNYVSAHQIADIMLMFSFESTRLAFAKYAFHRTCDIHNYGIVFDQLAFNSSRRELDCYIRDYHW, encoded by the coding sequence ATGAAGAATCTAACATTAATCATCGCACTTATAATAGGAACATCTTTTGCACTTTCTGCTCAACGAGGAGGAGGTACTTTAAATAGCAACGGGAATACAAGTTCTAATTCTACCTTGAGAGGAAACTCAAACCTAAATAGAAACCCAAATCTTGGTACAACAAGCCGAGGCGGTTCTAACTATGGACGGGGAGGAGGACGACCAAACAGTGGTTATTCTAATAGCGGACGAGGAGGAAATCGTCCAAATGGGTATGGGCATCACAATCATGGACATCATGGTCACCATAACAACGGTCATCACGGACATCACAATAATTCGCATCATGTTTATCATAACAATGGGCATCACGGTCACCATGGTCACCACAACAATGTAAACGTGGTGGTAACTTCTCATCACCATGGGCACTATTATAATGGTTATTGCAACTATACCAATCACAACTATGGTTGGGCACCTGTTTGTGTTGCTGATTTTAATATAGGTTGTCGCTCAATTAGAGGTTGTGGTTATGACAACGATCGTTTGAGAGCAGCAAAACGTTTTGTACGTTGCAATTATGTAAGTGCGCACCAAATTGCAGATATTATGCTGATGTTCAGCTTTGAAAGTACTCGATTAGCTTTTGCAAAATATGCTTTCCACAGAACATGTGATATTCACAACTATGGAATTGTATTTGATCAATTGGCTTTTAATTCTAGTCGTCGTGAGTTGGATTGTTACATCCGTGATTATCATTGGTAG
- a CDS encoding DUF4476 domain-containing protein, translated as MEKVTFTLVFILCTTLGLLAQRGGNAPYYNNNNNYNHHSTNNQAQYGSMLTLNRGNNPNGGLRPNSNLNNQPTYNGGGHHHNPNHVHHGGHHHDGHQHTCSHGHSCTFGCAHTNYVHIPVHIDAFSGWLHSLKHQCNSAVRLDMALDYVEHNWLTTHQIYDILGAFNNESSMLMIAQSAYPNTCDPQNYHYLYRCFSNNACVLNLQNFVHHH; from the coding sequence ATGGAAAAAGTTACGTTTACACTCGTTTTTATTTTATGCACGACTTTAGGGCTGTTGGCACAGCGGGGTGGAAATGCACCATATTACAACAATAATAATAATTACAACCACCATTCTACCAATAATCAAGCTCAGTATGGCTCAATGTTGACGTTGAATAGAGGTAACAATCCCAATGGTGGTTTGCGCCCCAATAGCAATTTGAACAATCAGCCTACTTACAATGGAGGAGGGCACCATCATAATCCCAATCATGTGCATCATGGAGGGCATCACCACGACGGGCACCAGCATACTTGTTCACATGGTCACAGTTGTACATTTGGTTGTGCTCATACGAATTACGTACACATTCCTGTTCATATAGATGCTTTTTCGGGCTGGCTGCATAGTTTAAAACACCAATGCAATTCAGCTGTTCGATTGGATATGGCATTGGATTATGTCGAACACAATTGGTTGACAACACATCAGATTTACGATATATTGGGAGCATTTAACAACGAAAGTAGTATGTTGATGATTGCCCAAAGTGCCTATCCAAATACTTGTGACCCTCAAAATTACCATTATTTATATCGTTGTTTTTCGAATAATGCTTGTGTGCTGAATCTACAGAACTTTGTACACCACCATTAG
- a CDS encoding nuclear transport factor 2 family protein, translating into MNTKEFALKWIKSWNSHDLEDILNHYSEDIEITTPMIKLAGGINTGTLKGKTAVAAYWKKALEKIPDLHFELLEITESVHSIALYYKSVMNKKSIEVMFFNKEGKVNKVIAHYTS; encoded by the coding sequence ATGAACACAAAAGAATTTGCCTTAAAATGGATAAAATCATGGAACTCTCATGATTTAGAAGATATTCTTAATCATTATTCTGAGGATATTGAAATTACAACCCCAATGATAAAACTAGCAGGGGGGATAAATACGGGAACTCTTAAAGGTAAAACGGCTGTGGCTGCATACTGGAAAAAAGCATTGGAAAAAATTCCTGATTTGCATTTTGAGCTGTTGGAAATAACAGAAAGTGTGCATTCAATTGCACTTTACTATAAGTCTGTGATGAACAAAAAATCAATTGAAGTAATGTTTTTTAATAAAGAAGGAAAAGTCAATAAAGTGATTGCGCATTATACATCATAA
- a CDS encoding T9SS type A sorting domain-containing protein, translating to MKKLFFCLFVLVHYTLNAQINLENAYTDGYVLRVDLANSGEKYYLLDAQNAVAKFYNANHTLWKTINLSIPTGATINAINHVSENVINSDNLLEVGYTFFTNSGGLIYESRIINEAGTTLLSIPNASSIFVSQMGGLQDKIIATIQGATISSEVYGIPSLALEHTYTDGYVSRIDLANSGEKYYLLDAQNAAAKLYNADYTFWKSINLPIPVGAIINGINHVSENVINSDNLLEVGYTFFTNGTGLVYESRIINEAGTTLLSIPNASSIFVSQMGGLQDKIIATIHGATTSSKVYGIPSLALEHTYTDGYVLRVDLANLGEKYYFLDAPNATAKFYNANHTLWKTITLPTTTGATISGINHVSNNVINSDNLVEIGYTFFTNNGGLVYESRIINETGTTLLSIPNASSAFVSEIGGLQNKIIAAIQGTTLSSEVYGIPSFATSVLGIDSDVSLSIYPNPTIHFLTIDNRGIGIKDMNLVSSNGEIVKSIQSPRQKTVVDLNDLPIGVYFLIGKDQKGNVFSKKLVKQSF from the coding sequence ATGAAAAAGTTATTCTTTTGCCTATTTGTTTTGGTACATTATACTTTAAATGCACAAATAAATCTTGAAAATGCTTATACCGATGGTTATGTACTTCGAGTTGATTTGGCAAATTCAGGTGAAAAATATTACCTTTTGGATGCACAAAATGCAGTGGCTAAATTTTACAATGCCAATCATACGCTTTGGAAAACGATCAATCTTTCTATTCCTACAGGAGCAACAATTAATGCAATTAATCATGTTTCAGAAAATGTAATTAATTCCGATAATTTGTTAGAGGTTGGCTATACTTTTTTTACTAATAGTGGGGGATTGATTTATGAAAGTCGCATTATTAACGAGGCAGGAACAACACTTTTATCAATACCAAATGCTTCTTCCATTTTTGTGAGCCAAATGGGAGGTTTACAAGATAAAATCATTGCTACAATTCAAGGAGCTACTATCTCAAGTGAAGTTTATGGAATTCCTTCTTTAGCATTAGAACATACTTATACGGACGGCTATGTATCTCGCATTGACTTGGCAAATTCAGGTGAAAAATATTATCTTTTAGACGCGCAAAATGCTGCAGCTAAACTTTACAATGCAGATTATACTTTTTGGAAAAGCATCAACCTTCCAATTCCTGTTGGAGCAATAATCAATGGAATTAACCATGTTTCGGAAAATGTGATTAATTCGGATAATTTGCTAGAGGTTGGCTATACTTTTTTTACAAATGGAACAGGATTAGTGTATGAGAGTCGTATAATTAATGAGGCAGGAACAACACTTTTATCAATACCAAATGCTTCTTCCATTTTTGTGAGCCAAATGGGAGGTTTACAAGATAAAATCATTGCTACAATTCATGGAGCAACGACCTCAAGTAAAGTCTATGGCATCCCTTCTTTAGCATTGGAACATACCTATACCGATGGTTATGTACTTCGAGTTGATTTGGCAAATTTAGGTGAAAAATATTACTTTTTGGATGCTCCGAATGCAACTGCTAAATTTTACAACGCTAATCATACACTTTGGAAAACAATAACGCTTCCTACTACTACTGGAGCAACGATTAGTGGAATTAATCATGTTTCAAACAATGTGATTAATTCGGATAATTTGGTGGAGATTGGCTATACTTTTTTTACCAATAATGGAGGATTAGTTTATGAAAGTCGCATTATCAATGAGACAGGAACAACACTTTTATCAATTCCCAATGCATCATCGGCTTTTGTGAGTGAGATAGGAGGCTTACAAAACAAAATTATAGCTGCAATACAAGGCACTACTTTATCAAGTGAAGTGTATGGAATCCCTTCTTTTGCTACATCTGTGTTAGGTATCGATTCAGATGTTTCTCTTTCAATTTATCCCAATCCAACCATTCATTTTTTGACAATAGACAATCGTGGGATAGGGATTAAAGACATGAATTTAGTCTCAAGCAATGGGGAGATCGTAAAAAGTATTCAATCTCCAAGGCAAAAGACAGTTGTTGACCTTAATGACCTTCCTATTGGTGTTTATTTCCTCATTGGAAAGGATCAGAAAGGAAATGTTTTTTCTAAAAAGTTAGTAAAGCAATCTTTTTAG
- a CDS encoding Crp/Fnr family transcriptional regulator, with protein MNIQTMKEQLIKNISKHIRLSVQEIDLFKTFWTEKKLDKGDYLLRNGATCRTDNYIVSGCLKAFYINSNTGREEVLYFAIEDWWATDIDSFQKQTPSIYNIQALEETQLLQISHYSFNRMLEQMPKLEKYFRIILESYLGSLQRRIIENNLLGAEQRYIEFIERYPQIANRVPQYLIASYLGISAEFLSRIRRKQKID; from the coding sequence ATGAACATACAGACAATGAAGGAACAATTGATTAAAAATATCTCCAAACACATTAGGCTCTCTGTTCAAGAAATAGACTTATTCAAAACCTTTTGGACAGAGAAGAAGCTGGATAAAGGGGATTATTTATTGAGAAATGGGGCAACTTGTCGGACGGATAATTATATCGTTTCTGGATGTTTAAAAGCATTTTACATCAACTCAAATACAGGTCGAGAAGAGGTATTGTATTTTGCAATAGAAGATTGGTGGGCAACAGATATTGATAGTTTTCAAAAGCAAACACCTTCTATTTATAATATTCAAGCATTAGAGGAAACTCAATTGCTTCAGATTAGCCATTATTCTTTTAATAGAATGTTGGAGCAAATGCCAAAGCTTGAAAAATATTTTCGAATTATCTTGGAAAGTTACCTAGGAAGTTTGCAAAGAAGAATTATCGAAAATAATCTCCTTGGTGCAGAACAACGATACATAGAATTTATAGAAAGATACCCTCAAATTGCAAACAGAGTGCCTCAATATTTAATAGCTTCTTATTTAGGTATTTCTGCGGAATTTTTGAGTAGAATTCGACGCAAACAAAAAATTGATTGA
- a CDS encoding FMN-dependent NADH-azoreductase produces MNKVLIINASVRDERSHSRKLTQVFIQNWQKKYPKDLFTYREVGLSNVPPIDEKWIAGAFVPLGDRTAENQKALKFSNELVKELKENDVYVLGTPMYNWSIPSGLKAYIDQIMRINETWKFRSGKPDGDYMGLLKNKKMFILSSRGDTGYGENEKNANMNFQTTYLKFVFGMMGVQNVTIISLDNEEFGGEIFEESKAAVYQKINSIE; encoded by the coding sequence ATGAACAAGGTATTAATCATTAACGCAAGTGTAAGAGATGAGAGATCGCATAGTAGAAAATTAACACAAGTATTTATTCAGAATTGGCAAAAAAAGTACCCCAAGGATTTATTCACTTATAGAGAGGTTGGACTAAGCAATGTGCCGCCAATTGACGAAAAATGGATTGCGGGCGCATTTGTACCATTAGGGGATAGAACAGCGGAAAATCAAAAAGCGTTAAAATTTAGCAATGAATTGGTAAAGGAACTGAAAGAGAATGATGTTTATGTTCTTGGAACTCCAATGTATAATTGGTCAATTCCAAGTGGTTTAAAGGCGTATATTGATCAAATTATGCGCATTAACGAAACTTGGAAATTTCGTTCAGGAAAACCAGATGGAGATTATATGGGCTTGCTTAAAAATAAAAAAATGTTCATTTTATCGAGTAGAGGAGATACAGGATATGGGGAGAACGAAAAAAATGCCAACATGAATTTTCAAACAACCTATTTAAAATTTGTATTTGGAATGATGGGCGTTCAGAACGTGACTATTATTTCTTTAGACAATGAGGAGTTTGGAGGTGAAATATTTGAGGAATCAAAAGCAGCTGTTTATCAAAAAATCAATTCCATTGAGTAA
- a CDS encoding serine hydrolase domain-containing protein: MKFSVWILIFHLLISCDIDKPKKQDVHAALLSKIDSVISQQKFNGVILAAVDTTVLYSKAIGFSDLENKVKMDLDDQFIIGSISKQITAVLILREYENGNIGLDDTISQYLTAINQAWIKEVTIHQLLTHTHGIVALDQPLEFKQGSQFRYSQIGYELLAQVLENVTGKSFEKLLTEFFEACGLKNTFHPNNTKYKHLVKGYEANEKGDLVYRTTSLNNYVPAGSMISNAMDLKKWNEMLYSGQLVTKETLKLMTTKYATRVHPIFETVAYGYGLLFKDGEQSVQVGALGYAPGFVSACYHYPQTNMNLVVLENTANNLNDFKQTFVVHTEIMKLMKKECLVIGDRM; encoded by the coding sequence ATGAAATTTAGTGTTTGGATTTTAATTTTTCATCTTCTCATTTCTTGTGATATAGACAAACCGAAAAAACAAGATGTCCACGCTGCTTTGTTGTCAAAAATTGACTCAGTTATCAGTCAGCAAAAATTTAATGGCGTAATTTTGGCTGCTGTTGATACAACCGTCCTATATTCTAAAGCCATTGGATTTTCAGATTTAGAAAATAAGGTTAAAATGGATTTGGATGACCAGTTTATTATTGGCTCCATAAGCAAGCAAATAACGGCTGTACTGATTTTAAGAGAATATGAGAATGGTAACATTGGGCTTGATGATACAATCAGTCAATATTTGACAGCCATCAACCAAGCTTGGATAAAGGAGGTGACCATCCATCAACTGTTGACGCATACTCATGGAATTGTTGCTTTAGATCAGCCTTTAGAATTCAAACAAGGTTCTCAATTTCGTTATTCGCAAATCGGTTACGAACTATTAGCGCAAGTACTTGAAAATGTTACGGGCAAAAGTTTTGAGAAGTTATTAACTGAATTTTTTGAGGCGTGTGGCTTGAAAAATACATTTCATCCAAACAATACCAAATATAAACATCTTGTAAAGGGGTATGAAGCAAACGAAAAAGGCGATTTAGTTTATAGGACGACTAGTTTAAACAATTATGTTCCTGCTGGTAGTATGATTTCCAATGCAATGGATCTAAAAAAATGGAATGAAATGTTATATTCAGGGCAATTGGTTACCAAAGAAACCCTAAAACTCATGACTACAAAGTACGCTACTAGGGTACATCCAATTTTTGAAACAGTAGCTTATGGTTATGGTTTGCTTTTTAAAGATGGTGAACAGAGTGTCCAAGTTGGAGCCTTAGGTTATGCGCCAGGATTTGTTTCGGCTTGTTATCATTATCCACAAACTAACATGAATCTCGTTGTTTTAGAAAATACAGCAAATAATTTGAACGACTTTAAGCAAACGTTTGTCGTACATACAGAGATTATGAAATTAATGAAAAAAGAATGTTTGGTAATTGGAGATAGGATGTAG
- a CDS encoding class I SAM-dependent methyltransferase: MEKESNKDIYEPAFVENLFDNMSNSYERINVLFSFGFTHFWRRKMIKKTAILETKKVKIIDLMSGMGETWDAIKKRYPNSELTALDISEGMLKRARKKNSKTYQGKVKILNENILKSSLESESYDIVYSAFGLKTFSKEQIKKLAIEVNRILKPGGAFAFVEISEPKHPLLHLFYYLYVGKITPQITKLLLGDPIEYKMLWEYTQRYKDSKWVAEIFQEVGLDTNYDQYFFGCGSGIHGKKIK, translated from the coding sequence ATGGAAAAAGAATCGAACAAAGATATCTATGAACCTGCTTTTGTTGAAAATTTATTTGATAACATGAGTAATTCTTATGAAAGAATAAATGTCCTGTTTTCATTTGGTTTTACACATTTCTGGCGAAGAAAAATGATCAAGAAAACCGCCATTTTGGAGACAAAAAAAGTTAAAATTATTGACTTGATGTCGGGAATGGGAGAAACTTGGGATGCTATAAAAAAGAGGTATCCCAATTCCGAATTAACAGCCTTAGATATTTCAGAAGGAATGTTAAAAAGGGCTAGGAAAAAGAACAGTAAGACTTACCAAGGGAAGGTTAAGATTTTGAATGAAAATATTCTAAAGAGCTCCTTAGAATCCGAAAGTTATGATATTGTTTATAGTGCTTTTGGGTTAAAAACTTTCAGTAAAGAACAAATAAAAAAATTAGCAATAGAAGTCAACAGAATTTTAAAACCTGGAGGAGCGTTTGCCTTTGTTGAGATTTCGGAACCAAAGCATCCTCTATTACACTTGTTCTATTATTTATACGTAGGGAAAATTACACCCCAAATTACAAAATTACTTTTAGGAGATCCTATAGAATATAAGATGCTTTGGGAATATACTCAAAGGTATAAAGATTCTAAATGGGTTGCAGAAATATTTCAAGAGGTTGGTTTGGACACAAACTATGATCAATACTTCTTCGGCTGTGGTTCTGGTATTCATGGAAAAAAAATAAAGTAA
- a CDS encoding FAD-dependent oxidoreductase — protein sequence MNYTTQQHSNWWDGPESFQPCLEQDITTEVAIIGGGFTGLYTALQLREFGVDVSVLEKGFAGSAGSGRNSGYVDSLIGKDFPSLLKMNRLERAKELCNFSVEAVRRLEHFIKSHQIDCDYVDHGNINVAVHPKQIKRLKHLEAVGAELGLHFKYLEEGAMRERGIPNAFLAGIHDTIGGTVNPGKLIDFVRKLAISRGVKLYENTPVLKVHNSSPVRLDTPKGTVYAQKVVLATNAFTASLGWKKRVLSPIWAGMFETAPLSPDQQEILQWHHKEGIYTAHEKLESYRRTTRNTLIAGGKYIKIPYGFKLGDISQPQMTNQIAAVFRQRFPALKDLELATFWGGWIGIPLDFMPTIGVTGKHKNIFYGMGYAGHGVPQTFLVGEILGHKVYGKEHPLGNVLTRRTLPIPPEPFKWLASTAIDKVLGWVDNRVDREVAKLERK from the coding sequence ATGAACTATACAACACAACAACACAGCAATTGGTGGGATGGTCCAGAATCCTTTCAACCTTGTTTAGAACAAGACATCACAACAGAAGTAGCTATTATCGGAGGTGGTTTTACAGGATTGTATACGGCTTTACAACTTCGAGAATTTGGAGTGGATGTCAGTGTCTTGGAAAAGGGATTTGCAGGGAGTGCTGGCAGTGGTCGTAACTCTGGTTATGTAGACAGCTTGATTGGAAAAGACTTTCCTTCTTTGCTTAAAATGAATAGATTAGAACGAGCTAAAGAACTGTGTAATTTTTCGGTGGAAGCTGTTAGGCGGTTGGAACATTTTATTAAAAGCCACCAAATTGATTGCGATTATGTAGATCACGGTAATATTAATGTTGCGGTTCATCCAAAGCAAATTAAGCGCCTCAAACATTTAGAAGCCGTTGGTGCTGAATTGGGGCTTCATTTCAAGTATTTAGAGGAGGGGGCGATGCGCGAACGAGGAATTCCTAATGCATTTTTGGCAGGAATTCATGATACTATTGGAGGGACTGTTAATCCAGGAAAATTGATCGATTTTGTTCGAAAGTTAGCTATTTCTAGAGGTGTTAAGTTGTATGAAAATACGCCTGTTCTCAAAGTTCATAATAGTTCCCCCGTTCGCCTTGATACGCCAAAAGGTACGGTCTATGCTCAAAAAGTAGTATTGGCTACGAATGCCTTTACAGCATCTTTAGGCTGGAAAAAGCGTGTTCTTTCTCCAATTTGGGCGGGTATGTTCGAAACAGCTCCTTTAAGCCCAGATCAACAAGAAATATTGCAATGGCATCATAAAGAGGGAATTTACACGGCTCATGAGAAACTTGAAAGTTATCGGAGAACAACGAGAAATACACTAATTGCTGGAGGGAAATACATCAAAATTCCTTATGGTTTTAAATTGGGAGATATTTCTCAACCCCAAATGACCAATCAGATCGCTGCTGTGTTTCGTCAGAGATTTCCAGCATTGAAAGATTTGGAATTAGCAACTTTTTGGGGTGGTTGGATTGGTATCCCCTTGGATTTCATGCCTACAATTGGAGTAACAGGTAAGCATAAAAACATCTTTTATGGAATGGGGTATGCTGGGCACGGTGTACCACAGACTTTTTTGGTTGGGGAAATTTTGGGGCACAAAGTTTATGGAAAGGAACACCCGTTGGGCAATGTACTGACTCGAAGAACCTTGCCAATTCCACCAGAACCTTTCAAATGGTTGGCTTCTACGGCTATAGACAAAGTATTGGGTTGGGTTGATAATAGAGTGGACCGAGAAGTGGCAAAACTAGAACGTAAATAA